One window from the genome of Rufibacter tibetensis encodes:
- a CDS encoding alpha/beta hydrolase produces MIVSRNTYKTGRLTARPATPTQQPTAKSGVQSLNLDSTKDGLLYVPKGYSPANPAALAVMLHGSGGNPEQGMWLLQRYADAHNMILIAPASRKYTWDVIVSDSFGPDVIYIDQALAHVFNHYAIDTTRIALGGFSDGASYALCLGLTNGDLFTHIIAFSPGFGFSLEKVGRSAIFISHGLHDSVLPIDPCSRNVVKDLKSQDREVYYLEFNGDHEIPENISNTAVQWFTGQQ; encoded by the coding sequence ATGATTGTCAGCAGAAACACCTACAAAACCGGGCGCCTTACGGCCAGGCCAGCTACTCCCACCCAGCAGCCCACGGCTAAAAGCGGCGTGCAATCCCTCAACCTGGACTCCACCAAAGACGGCTTGTTGTACGTGCCCAAAGGCTATTCCCCTGCCAATCCGGCTGCCCTGGCAGTGATGCTGCACGGTTCGGGTGGTAATCCAGAACAGGGCATGTGGTTGCTGCAGCGGTATGCAGATGCCCATAATATGATCCTGATTGCTCCTGCCTCCCGCAAATACACCTGGGATGTAATTGTGAGCGACTCCTTTGGTCCTGATGTCATTTACATAGACCAGGCTCTTGCCCACGTCTTTAATCACTATGCCATTGACACCACCCGCATTGCTCTGGGCGGATTTTCTGATGGCGCCTCTTACGCGTTGTGTCTGGGTTTGACCAACGGAGACCTGTTCACCCACATCATCGCCTTTTCACCAGGGTTTGGTTTCAGCCTGGAGAAAGTAGGAAGGTCCGCCATCTTTATCTCCCATGGCTTGCATGACAGTGTGTTGCCCATTGACCCTTGCAGCCGCAACGTAGTAAAGGACCTGAAAAGCCAGGACCGCGAAGTATACTACCTTGAATTTAACGGTGATCACGAAATTCCCGAGAACATCTCGAATACAGCCGTGCAGTGGTTTACAGGGCAGCAATAA